A genomic region of Tamandua tetradactyla isolate mTamTet1 chromosome 2, mTamTet1.pri, whole genome shotgun sequence contains the following coding sequences:
- the LACTBL1 gene encoding putative beta-lactamase-like 1 isoform X1, which produces MKTQPGRQLKLLKVKKKWLLPASCSFFFLLSMVMAGCFLWQYHLPKLKIGSLEPEVTSAPVKMCPRHPEPVPLAHPLPVLKEALEKVDKTLRQAMSAPGLAAMSAVVIHNDTVLWTGNFGKKNGSDPTSGPPNEYTIYRIASISKVFPVLMLYRLWEEGIVTSLDDPLEQYASTFTINNPLGVASAPEQWSPMEGPEEGGPAPRPSSVTLRRMASQLSGLPRRLRSTSLLWKGSTREALSLLKDDVLVADPGTRCHYSTLAFSLLAHVLAAHTPLGDYERWISENVLEPLGMADTGFDFTPAVRSRLAAGFYGSGRPAPLYDLGWYRPSGQMYSTPADLAKLATALLGSGPQRLLRPDAAKTLLAPLLACPGAYFANETGTPWEFHAQRGYSVVRKDGDLDGYAATFSLVPPLRLGLVLLLAGSRPPGPDLVAQAYDVLLPAMERAFREAEHSPAPPPSARPFAGYFTFANLTFYEVRVGPAGGLHLRQFGPRVEALVPAAFRTLALRHLRGRVFQLQVARQFPCALPLGDAWLSLEAQHGQLVNFYPFDRHGLSPGFDVPGLNTYRVLRLPRKPVFKGQ; this is translated from the exons GTTCCTTGGAACCAGAGGTGACCTCTGCCCCCGTGAAGATGTGTCCCCGGCACCCTGAGCCCGTGCCCCTGGCCCATCCCCTCCCCGTATTGAAGGAGGCCCTGGAGAAG GTGGACAAGACTCTGCGCCAGGCAATGTCTGCCCCAGGCCTGGCTGCCATGTCTGCAGTTGTCATCCACAATGACACCGTGCTCTGGACGGGGAATTTTGGGAAGAAGAATGGTTCAGACCCAACTTCTGGGCCCCCCAATGAGTACACCATATACCG GATTGCCAGCATCTCCAAGGTCTTTCCGGTGCTCATGCTGTACCGCCTGTGGGAAGAGGGCATCGTCACCTCTCTGGATGACCCTCTGGAGCAGTATGCCAGCACCTTCACCATTAACAACCCGCTGGGCGTGGCATCAGCCCCTGAACAGTGGAGCCCGATGGAAGGGCCGGAGGAGGGGGGCCCAGCTCCCAGGCCTTCATCCGTCACCCTCCGAAGGATGGCCAGTCAGCTCTCAG GACTGCCCAGAAGGCTCCGTTCCACTTCTCTGCTGTGGAAGGGCAGCACCCGGGAGGCCCTGAGTCTTCTCAAGGATGATGTGCTGGTGGCCGACCCAGGAACCAG GTGCCATTACAGTACGCTGGCCTTCTCCCTTCTGGCTCATGTCCTGGCAGCCCACACGCCCCTGGGTGACTACGAGCGCTGGATCTCGGAGAACGTGCTGGAGCCCCTGGGGATGGCCGACACGGGCTTCGACTTCACACCCGCTGTGCGCTCTCGCCTGGCAGCTGGGTTTTACGGCAGCGGGCGGCCGGCGCCGCTCTACGACCTGGGTTGGTATCGGCCCTCGGGCCAGATGTACTCCACCCCTGCTGACCTGGCCAAGCTGGCCACAGCGCTCCTGGGCAGCGGGCCCCAGCGGCTCCTGCGGCCGGACGCGGCCAAGACCCTGCTGGCGCCGCTGCTGGCCTGCCCGGGCGCCTACTTCGCCAACGAGACGGGCACGCCGTGGGAGTTTCACGCGCAGCGCGGCTACAGCGTGGTGCGCAAGGACGGCGACCTGGACGGCTACGCCGCCACCTTCTCGCTGGTGCCCCCGCTGCGCCTGGGCCTCGTGCTGCTGCTGGCCGGGTCGCGGCCGCCCGGGCCCGACCTGGTGGCGCAGGCCTACGACGTGCTCCTGCCCGCCATGGAGAGGGCCTTCCGGGAGGCCGAGCACAGCCCGGCCCCGCCGCCCAGCGCACGGCCCTTCGCGGGCTACTTCACCTTCGCCAACCTGACGTTCTACGAGGTGCGCGTCGGGCCGGCGGGCGGGCTGCACCTGCGCCAGTTCGGGCCCCGCGTGGAGGCGCTGGTCCCGGCCGCGTTCCGCACGCTGGCGCTGCGCCACCTGCGCGGCCGCGTCTTCCAGCTGCAGGTGGCCCGCCAGTTCCCGTGCGCGCTGCCGCTCGGCGACGCCTGGCTCTCGCTCGAGGCCCAGCACGGGCAGCTCGTCAACTTCTATCCCTTCGACAGGCACGGGCTGTCGCCTGGTTTTGACGTGCCGGGCCTCAACACGTACCGGGTGCTGCGGCTGCCGCGCAAGCCCGTGTTCAAGGGACAGTGA
- the LACTBL1 gene encoding putative beta-lactamase-like 1 isoform X2 — protein MVMAGCFLWQYHLPKLKIGSLEPEVTSAPVKMCPRHPEPVPLAHPLPVLKEALEKVDKTLRQAMSAPGLAAMSAVVIHNDTVLWTGNFGKKNGSDPTSGPPNEYTIYRIASISKVFPVLMLYRLWEEGIVTSLDDPLEQYASTFTINNPLGVASAPEQWSPMEGPEEGGPAPRPSSVTLRRMASQLSGLPRRLRSTSLLWKGSTREALSLLKDDVLVADPGTRCHYSTLAFSLLAHVLAAHTPLGDYERWISENVLEPLGMADTGFDFTPAVRSRLAAGFYGSGRPAPLYDLGWYRPSGQMYSTPADLAKLATALLGSGPQRLLRPDAAKTLLAPLLACPGAYFANETGTPWEFHAQRGYSVVRKDGDLDGYAATFSLVPPLRLGLVLLLAGSRPPGPDLVAQAYDVLLPAMERAFREAEHSPAPPPSARPFAGYFTFANLTFYEVRVGPAGGLHLRQFGPRVEALVPAAFRTLALRHLRGRVFQLQVARQFPCALPLGDAWLSLEAQHGQLVNFYPFDRHGLSPGFDVPGLNTYRVLRLPRKPVFKGQ, from the exons GTTCCTTGGAACCAGAGGTGACCTCTGCCCCCGTGAAGATGTGTCCCCGGCACCCTGAGCCCGTGCCCCTGGCCCATCCCCTCCCCGTATTGAAGGAGGCCCTGGAGAAG GTGGACAAGACTCTGCGCCAGGCAATGTCTGCCCCAGGCCTGGCTGCCATGTCTGCAGTTGTCATCCACAATGACACCGTGCTCTGGACGGGGAATTTTGGGAAGAAGAATGGTTCAGACCCAACTTCTGGGCCCCCCAATGAGTACACCATATACCG GATTGCCAGCATCTCCAAGGTCTTTCCGGTGCTCATGCTGTACCGCCTGTGGGAAGAGGGCATCGTCACCTCTCTGGATGACCCTCTGGAGCAGTATGCCAGCACCTTCACCATTAACAACCCGCTGGGCGTGGCATCAGCCCCTGAACAGTGGAGCCCGATGGAAGGGCCGGAGGAGGGGGGCCCAGCTCCCAGGCCTTCATCCGTCACCCTCCGAAGGATGGCCAGTCAGCTCTCAG GACTGCCCAGAAGGCTCCGTTCCACTTCTCTGCTGTGGAAGGGCAGCACCCGGGAGGCCCTGAGTCTTCTCAAGGATGATGTGCTGGTGGCCGACCCAGGAACCAG GTGCCATTACAGTACGCTGGCCTTCTCCCTTCTGGCTCATGTCCTGGCAGCCCACACGCCCCTGGGTGACTACGAGCGCTGGATCTCGGAGAACGTGCTGGAGCCCCTGGGGATGGCCGACACGGGCTTCGACTTCACACCCGCTGTGCGCTCTCGCCTGGCAGCTGGGTTTTACGGCAGCGGGCGGCCGGCGCCGCTCTACGACCTGGGTTGGTATCGGCCCTCGGGCCAGATGTACTCCACCCCTGCTGACCTGGCCAAGCTGGCCACAGCGCTCCTGGGCAGCGGGCCCCAGCGGCTCCTGCGGCCGGACGCGGCCAAGACCCTGCTGGCGCCGCTGCTGGCCTGCCCGGGCGCCTACTTCGCCAACGAGACGGGCACGCCGTGGGAGTTTCACGCGCAGCGCGGCTACAGCGTGGTGCGCAAGGACGGCGACCTGGACGGCTACGCCGCCACCTTCTCGCTGGTGCCCCCGCTGCGCCTGGGCCTCGTGCTGCTGCTGGCCGGGTCGCGGCCGCCCGGGCCCGACCTGGTGGCGCAGGCCTACGACGTGCTCCTGCCCGCCATGGAGAGGGCCTTCCGGGAGGCCGAGCACAGCCCGGCCCCGCCGCCCAGCGCACGGCCCTTCGCGGGCTACTTCACCTTCGCCAACCTGACGTTCTACGAGGTGCGCGTCGGGCCGGCGGGCGGGCTGCACCTGCGCCAGTTCGGGCCCCGCGTGGAGGCGCTGGTCCCGGCCGCGTTCCGCACGCTGGCGCTGCGCCACCTGCGCGGCCGCGTCTTCCAGCTGCAGGTGGCCCGCCAGTTCCCGTGCGCGCTGCCGCTCGGCGACGCCTGGCTCTCGCTCGAGGCCCAGCACGGGCAGCTCGTCAACTTCTATCCCTTCGACAGGCACGGGCTGTCGCCTGGTTTTGACGTGCCGGGCCTCAACACGTACCGGGTGCTGCGGCTGCCGCGCAAGCCCGTGTTCAAGGGACAGTGA
- the LACTBL1 gene encoding putative beta-lactamase-like 1 isoform X3, whose translation MWASTLTAAGPACSPGSLEPEVTSAPVKMCPRHPEPVPLAHPLPVLKEALEKVDKTLRQAMSAPGLAAMSAVVIHNDTVLWTGNFGKKNGSDPTSGPPNEYTIYRIASISKVFPVLMLYRLWEEGIVTSLDDPLEQYASTFTINNPLGVASAPEQWSPMEGPEEGGPAPRPSSVTLRRMASQLSGLPRRLRSTSLLWKGSTREALSLLKDDVLVADPGTRCHYSTLAFSLLAHVLAAHTPLGDYERWISENVLEPLGMADTGFDFTPAVRSRLAAGFYGSGRPAPLYDLGWYRPSGQMYSTPADLAKLATALLGSGPQRLLRPDAAKTLLAPLLACPGAYFANETGTPWEFHAQRGYSVVRKDGDLDGYAATFSLVPPLRLGLVLLLAGSRPPGPDLVAQAYDVLLPAMERAFREAEHSPAPPPSARPFAGYFTFANLTFYEVRVGPAGGLHLRQFGPRVEALVPAAFRTLALRHLRGRVFQLQVARQFPCALPLGDAWLSLEAQHGQLVNFYPFDRHGLSPGFDVPGLNTYRVLRLPRKPVFKGQ comes from the exons GTTCCTTGGAACCAGAGGTGACCTCTGCCCCCGTGAAGATGTGTCCCCGGCACCCTGAGCCCGTGCCCCTGGCCCATCCCCTCCCCGTATTGAAGGAGGCCCTGGAGAAG GTGGACAAGACTCTGCGCCAGGCAATGTCTGCCCCAGGCCTGGCTGCCATGTCTGCAGTTGTCATCCACAATGACACCGTGCTCTGGACGGGGAATTTTGGGAAGAAGAATGGTTCAGACCCAACTTCTGGGCCCCCCAATGAGTACACCATATACCG GATTGCCAGCATCTCCAAGGTCTTTCCGGTGCTCATGCTGTACCGCCTGTGGGAAGAGGGCATCGTCACCTCTCTGGATGACCCTCTGGAGCAGTATGCCAGCACCTTCACCATTAACAACCCGCTGGGCGTGGCATCAGCCCCTGAACAGTGGAGCCCGATGGAAGGGCCGGAGGAGGGGGGCCCAGCTCCCAGGCCTTCATCCGTCACCCTCCGAAGGATGGCCAGTCAGCTCTCAG GACTGCCCAGAAGGCTCCGTTCCACTTCTCTGCTGTGGAAGGGCAGCACCCGGGAGGCCCTGAGTCTTCTCAAGGATGATGTGCTGGTGGCCGACCCAGGAACCAG GTGCCATTACAGTACGCTGGCCTTCTCCCTTCTGGCTCATGTCCTGGCAGCCCACACGCCCCTGGGTGACTACGAGCGCTGGATCTCGGAGAACGTGCTGGAGCCCCTGGGGATGGCCGACACGGGCTTCGACTTCACACCCGCTGTGCGCTCTCGCCTGGCAGCTGGGTTTTACGGCAGCGGGCGGCCGGCGCCGCTCTACGACCTGGGTTGGTATCGGCCCTCGGGCCAGATGTACTCCACCCCTGCTGACCTGGCCAAGCTGGCCACAGCGCTCCTGGGCAGCGGGCCCCAGCGGCTCCTGCGGCCGGACGCGGCCAAGACCCTGCTGGCGCCGCTGCTGGCCTGCCCGGGCGCCTACTTCGCCAACGAGACGGGCACGCCGTGGGAGTTTCACGCGCAGCGCGGCTACAGCGTGGTGCGCAAGGACGGCGACCTGGACGGCTACGCCGCCACCTTCTCGCTGGTGCCCCCGCTGCGCCTGGGCCTCGTGCTGCTGCTGGCCGGGTCGCGGCCGCCCGGGCCCGACCTGGTGGCGCAGGCCTACGACGTGCTCCTGCCCGCCATGGAGAGGGCCTTCCGGGAGGCCGAGCACAGCCCGGCCCCGCCGCCCAGCGCACGGCCCTTCGCGGGCTACTTCACCTTCGCCAACCTGACGTTCTACGAGGTGCGCGTCGGGCCGGCGGGCGGGCTGCACCTGCGCCAGTTCGGGCCCCGCGTGGAGGCGCTGGTCCCGGCCGCGTTCCGCACGCTGGCGCTGCGCCACCTGCGCGGCCGCGTCTTCCAGCTGCAGGTGGCCCGCCAGTTCCCGTGCGCGCTGCCGCTCGGCGACGCCTGGCTCTCGCTCGAGGCCCAGCACGGGCAGCTCGTCAACTTCTATCCCTTCGACAGGCACGGGCTGTCGCCTGGTTTTGACGTGCCGGGCCTCAACACGTACCGGGTGCTGCGGCTGCCGCGCAAGCCCGTGTTCAAGGGACAGTGA